From the genome of Gemmatimonas phototrophica, one region includes:
- a CDS encoding threonine aldolase family protein: MSAPSFIDLRSDTVTRPTAAMRRAMAEAEVGDDVLDGDPTTRALEATVAERLGKERALFFPSGSMANQAAIWVHTTPGTELLCDAEAHIYHWEIAAVAALCGVQCRPVRGQGRVFRAEDLRAHIRTPSIHAPEPSLVCLENTHNGAGGAVTSLADMQALQAVAREHHLPVHLDGARLWNAATALQLPLSALASCADSVMVSFSKGLGAPVGACLAGSEAFITKAHRVRKRFGGGMRQSGILTAGAMYALQHQYDRLAEDHASATYLAHVVDGAGGATVVAPDTNIVMIDLPSPKAAQVVARAAALGVRITEWHSSRVRAVTHLDAPAGVVADAAARIRQAFEDVLVA; the protein is encoded by the coding sequence ATGTCCGCTCCGTCTTTCATCGATCTGCGCAGCGATACCGTCACGCGCCCCACGGCCGCCATGCGGCGTGCAATGGCGGAGGCGGAGGTCGGTGACGATGTGCTCGATGGCGATCCGACCACGCGGGCGCTGGAAGCCACGGTCGCGGAACGGTTGGGCAAGGAACGCGCGCTCTTTTTTCCCAGTGGATCCATGGCCAATCAGGCCGCCATCTGGGTGCACACCACGCCGGGCACCGAGCTGCTGTGCGACGCGGAAGCGCACATCTATCACTGGGAAATTGCCGCCGTGGCTGCTCTCTGTGGCGTGCAGTGTCGTCCGGTGAGAGGGCAGGGGCGGGTGTTCCGCGCGGAGGATCTGCGCGCGCACATTCGCACGCCCTCCATTCATGCGCCCGAGCCTTCGCTCGTCTGTCTCGAGAACACTCACAACGGTGCCGGTGGCGCGGTCACGTCACTCGCTGACATGCAGGCCCTGCAGGCCGTCGCACGCGAGCATCACCTGCCGGTGCATCTCGATGGCGCGCGACTCTGGAATGCGGCGACGGCGTTGCAGCTCCCCCTCAGTGCGCTGGCGTCGTGCGCCGACAGCGTGATGGTGAGCTTCTCCAAGGGCCTTGGGGCACCGGTGGGCGCCTGTCTCGCGGGCTCCGAGGCCTTTATCACCAAGGCACATCGGGTGCGCAAACGGTTTGGTGGCGGCATGCGGCAAAGCGGCATTCTCACCGCGGGTGCCATGTATGCGCTGCAACACCAGTACGACCGACTTGCCGAAGATCACGCCAGTGCCACCTACCTCGCGCACGTCGTGGACGGAGCGGGCGGTGCCACGGTGGTCGCCCCAGACACGAACATTGTGATGATCGATTTGCCCTCGCCGAAGGCCGCGCAGGTGGTCGCGCGCGCCGCGGCGCTGGGTGTGCGCATTACCGAATGGCACTCCAGCCGTGTGCGGGCAGTCACGCATCTGGATGCGCCGGCCGGCGTGGTGGCCGACGCGGCGGCGCGCATTCGGCAGGCGTTTGAGGACGTCCTTGTTGCCTGA
- the dnaX gene encoding DNA polymerase III subunit gamma/tau has protein sequence MSLALARKYRPRNFATVAVQSHVANTLKGAIARGRVAHGYLLCGPRGTGKTTLARVLAMALNCERRGDPELAGEPCGECQSCQRIWSGSASLDVVEIDAASNGGVADARELRERAMYAPSGDDRYKVYIIDEAHMLSRDAWNALLKVLEEPPPRVVFVFATTEAQKVLPTVISRVQRFDLKRIGPAEIRERLAAVLTQEGIRFEADALAMIAGAADGGLRDALSLTDQVLSLGDTADVTAEHVRVALGLVPEEEYLALLDIVVERRAVDVFPAVQRQVDAGVDLQLLLAGLGRMLRALMAMGLGGAPPELSDRLRTELEKRARVLHSGDLLRMLHALLELEPMYRKSGQPQLLLETLLVRFALLDRTVELEEVLKGFGAGSHEDPPPRRVAHESRVASAHALPPAPPAAVAPALTYSASAAAPFSPPPPSRTATQQVAEAAAAAQTAAALPPRRTAGGPVPSLEQVKASWHSVSDTIRSNGRGMLAQAVQRLAPMQITPDGALVLGHDAAEDTFSKAVEGARADVLAALQSCLGGIRSFSVQASGAAAAMVPQASRGLTKRLTAHDVQQQRTEQLAAKDPLLEAAVKALDLELLD, from the coding sequence ATGTCCCTCGCTCTTGCCCGCAAATACCGCCCCCGGAACTTCGCGACTGTGGCGGTGCAGTCCCACGTTGCCAACACCCTCAAGGGGGCCATTGCGCGCGGTCGGGTGGCGCATGGCTACCTGCTCTGTGGCCCGCGCGGGACCGGCAAGACGACCCTCGCCCGTGTGCTCGCTATGGCCCTCAACTGCGAGCGGCGTGGCGATCCGGAGCTCGCGGGAGAGCCGTGCGGCGAGTGCCAGAGCTGCCAGCGCATCTGGAGCGGCTCGGCGTCGCTCGATGTGGTGGAAATCGACGCCGCCTCCAATGGCGGTGTGGCCGACGCCCGCGAACTGCGTGAACGCGCCATGTACGCGCCATCCGGCGATGACCGCTACAAGGTGTACATCATCGACGAGGCGCATATGCTCTCGCGTGATGCCTGGAACGCCTTGCTCAAGGTGCTCGAAGAGCCACCGCCACGGGTGGTGTTCGTCTTTGCCACCACCGAAGCCCAGAAGGTGTTGCCGACGGTCATTTCCCGGGTGCAGCGCTTCGATCTCAAGCGCATTGGCCCGGCGGAAATTCGCGAACGGTTGGCGGCGGTGCTCACGCAGGAGGGCATTCGCTTCGAGGCCGACGCGCTGGCCATGATTGCCGGCGCGGCCGATGGCGGGCTGCGTGATGCTTTGTCGCTCACCGATCAGGTGCTGTCGCTTGGCGACACCGCCGACGTGACCGCTGAGCATGTGCGGGTCGCGTTGGGGCTGGTGCCGGAAGAAGAGTATCTCGCCCTGCTGGACATCGTGGTTGAACGGCGCGCCGTAGATGTCTTTCCTGCCGTGCAGCGGCAGGTCGATGCGGGGGTGGATTTGCAACTGCTGCTCGCCGGCCTGGGGCGCATGCTGCGCGCGCTCATGGCCATGGGGCTGGGCGGAGCGCCACCGGAATTGTCCGATCGCCTGCGCACGGAACTGGAGAAACGCGCCCGCGTGCTGCACTCCGGCGACCTGTTGCGCATGCTGCATGCACTGCTCGAACTGGAGCCCATGTATCGCAAGAGCGGACAACCGCAATTGCTGCTTGAAACGCTCCTCGTCCGCTTCGCACTGTTGGATCGCACGGTGGAGCTCGAAGAAGTGCTCAAGGGATTCGGCGCCGGCAGCCATGAGGATCCGCCGCCGCGTCGCGTCGCGCACGAATCCCGCGTGGCATCGGCGCACGCCCTGCCGCCCGCGCCGCCGGCCGCCGTGGCCCCGGCGTTGACGTACAGCGCCAGCGCCGCGGCGCCGTTTTCACCGCCGCCGCCATCGCGAACCGCCACGCAGCAGGTGGCCGAAGCCGCCGCCGCCGCGCAAACGGCCGCCGCGTTGCCGCCGCGTCGTACCGCGGGGGGCCCGGTGCCATCGCTGGAGCAGGTGAAGGCCAGCTGGCATAGCGTCTCCGACACCATTCGCAGCAACGGGCGCGGCATGCTGGCGCAGGCCGTGCAGCGACTCGCCCCCATGCAGATCACGCCCGACGGCGCGCTCGTGCTTGGACACGACGCGGCCGAAGACACCTTCTCCAAAGCCGTGGAAGGGGCCCGGGCCGATGTATTGGCGGCGCTGCAGAGCTGTTTGGGCGGCATCCGCTCATTCAGTGTGCAGGCCAGTGGCGCGGCAGCCGCCATGGTGCCGCAGGCCTCACGCGGTCTCACCAAACGTCTCACCGCGCACGACGTGCAGCAGCAACGCACGGAACAGTTGGCGGCGAAAGATCCCTTGTTGGAAGCGGCCGTAAAGGCGCTGGATCTCGAGTTGCTGGACTAA
- a CDS encoding YbaB/EbfC family nucleoid-associated protein, with translation MDIFKMLGQFKDMQARMQTMQEEMGQRTFSALAGGGMVSADVDGKMQLKRIQIDPSIMADKDMVEDLIVVAVAEAQKKAAEAMQMELQKVTGGIDLPFKLPF, from the coding sequence ATGGATATTTTCAAGATGCTGGGCCAGTTCAAGGACATGCAGGCGCGTATGCAAACCATGCAGGAGGAGATGGGGCAGCGCACCTTCAGCGCACTGGCAGGCGGTGGCATGGTGAGCGCCGATGTGGACGGCAAGATGCAGCTCAAGCGCATCCAGATTGATCCGTCCATCATGGCCGACAAGGACATGGTTGAGGACCTCATCGTGGTGGCCGTGGCCGAAGCGCAAAAGAAGGCGGCCGAAGCCATGCAGATGGAATTGCAGAAGGTCACTGGCGGGATCGACCTGCCGTTCAAGCTCCCCTTCTGA
- the recR gene encoding recombination mediator RecR: protein MSIIDELTSELARLPGIGRKTALRLTYHLLRQPASQSRKLAEALVSLTERIRQCERCFNLTEHALCSLCADSRRDSSTLCVVEEASDIASIERAGEFRGRYHVLGGRLSPLDGVGPDDLTIGALLARLEPEGVQEVILATNPSLEGEATALYCQRQLSARSVRVTRIARGLPVGGDLEYADGVTIAQALSARREML, encoded by the coding sequence GTGTCCATCATCGATGAACTCACCAGTGAGTTGGCGCGGTTGCCCGGCATTGGCCGGAAAACGGCGCTGCGACTCACATATCACCTGCTCCGGCAGCCAGCCTCCCAGAGCCGCAAGCTGGCCGAAGCGCTGGTGTCGCTCACCGAGCGCATCCGGCAGTGTGAACGGTGTTTCAACCTCACCGAACACGCGCTCTGCTCGCTGTGCGCCGACAGCCGTCGCGACTCCTCCACGCTCTGCGTGGTGGAAGAGGCCAGTGATATCGCGTCCATCGAGCGGGCCGGGGAGTTCCGGGGACGCTACCATGTGCTGGGGGGGCGGCTGTCCCCCCTGGATGGCGTCGGGCCCGACGATCTGACTATCGGGGCGCTGCTGGCACGGCTGGAGCCGGAAGGGGTACAGGAGGTCATTCTGGCCACCAATCCGTCGCTGGAAGGGGAAGCCACGGCGCTCTACTGTCAGCGCCAGCTGTCGGCGCGGTCGGTGCGGGTCACCCGCATTGCCCGCGGGCTGCCGGTTGGCGGCGACCTGGAGTACGCCGACGGTGTGACTATCGCGCAGGCGCTCTCCGCCCGGCGCGAGATGCTCTGA
- a CDS encoding roadblock/LC7 domain-containing protein gives MPIGAATWSFTEDDFGAITITLQRFLYDAKARCALLVDRSGQLVATVGEPPNFDATAFATLTAADFSANDQLARLIGESDFNVLFHQGEKESMYLADIARRVILVVLFDNRTTLGLVRLRMKTAVDELTRTFEGVFARGNARDATPPGFLAGAEDEIDRLFQ, from the coding sequence ATGCCCATCGGCGCCGCCACCTGGTCGTTTACCGAGGACGACTTCGGGGCCATCACGATTACCCTGCAGCGGTTCCTCTACGACGCCAAGGCGCGCTGCGCCTTGCTGGTCGACCGCAGCGGGCAACTCGTTGCCACCGTGGGCGAGCCGCCCAATTTCGACGCCACCGCGTTTGCCACGCTCACGGCGGCCGATTTCAGCGCCAATGATCAGCTGGCCCGGCTCATTGGCGAGAGCGACTTCAACGTGCTCTTCCATCAGGGCGAAAAGGAATCCATGTACCTCGCCGACATCGCTCGGCGAGTCATCCTGGTGGTCCTCTTCGACAACCGCACCACCCTCGGCCTGGTGCGCCTGCGCATGAAAACGGCTGTGGACGAACTCACACGGACATTCGAAGGGGTCTTCGCCCGCGGCAACGCCCGCGACGCGACCCCTCCCGGCTTCCTGGCCGGTGCGGAAGACGAGATCGACCGCTTGTTTCAGTAA
- a CDS encoding GTP-binding protein produces the protein MSMINYASREINCKIVFYGPGLGGKTTNLEFVYGKVSPSTRGKLISLATETERTLFFDFLPVDLGTIRGFKTRFHLYTVPGQVYYNASRKLILKGVDGVVFVADSQTERAEANLESMQNLYDNMAAYGYDLTRMPFVIQYNKRDLPNAASVAELQAMLNPGWEVTDPSRMRPLADPFRPGEYLVSQLPTGEWVERVPYFEAVAVTGDGVFDTLKAVSKLVLKTLA, from the coding sequence ATGTCGATGATCAACTATGCCTCCCGCGAGATCAACTGCAAGATCGTGTTCTACGGTCCCGGTCTCGGCGGCAAGACCACCAATCTCGAATTCGTGTACGGCAAGGTGTCGCCGAGTACGCGCGGGAAGCTCATTTCCCTTGCCACCGAAACCGAGCGGACGCTCTTTTTCGACTTCCTCCCGGTCGATCTCGGAACGATTCGAGGCTTCAAGACCCGCTTCCACCTCTACACGGTGCCGGGGCAGGTCTACTACAATGCATCGCGTAAGCTCATCTTGAAGGGCGTGGATGGCGTGGTGTTCGTCGCGGACTCGCAAACCGAGCGCGCCGAGGCCAACCTCGAATCCATGCAGAATTTGTATGACAACATGGCAGCGTATGGGTACGACCTCACGCGTATGCCGTTTGTCATTCAGTACAACAAGCGCGATCTTCCCAACGCGGCATCGGTGGCGGAACTGCAGGCCATGCTGAACCCGGGGTGGGAAGTCACGGATCCGTCGCGGATGCGTCCGTTGGCAGATCCGTTCCGCCCGGGTGAATATCTGGTGAGCCAGTTGCCCACCGGGGAATGGGTGGAGCGCGTGCCATATTTCGAAGCCGTCGCCGTTACGGGGGACGGAGTCTTCGATACTCTCAAAGCCGTTTCCAAGCTGGTGCTGAAAACACTGGCCTAG
- a CDS encoding CDP-alcohol phosphatidyltransferase family protein, with the protein MNLPNAITVGRIALTPLIAWLPFTTSWSARLFAFVLFLIAAITDYWDGHLARSRNLVTDLGRMLDPLADKLLLLATMIPMYFLQRHHAFVESSGGDASPFLFEMPFGKVSLPLWIVLVVLGREAFMTVFRQIAARRGLVISAIGPAKWKTTFQSIWMGAAYFWFFAITLAEHRQWVGDSAWQAFAWFNGFVGVVSMTGAVLLTVYSLVLYLRRYGSQVLRAA; encoded by the coding sequence GTGAACCTTCCCAACGCAATCACCGTGGGCCGCATTGCCCTGACGCCGCTGATTGCGTGGCTCCCGTTCACGACGTCGTGGAGCGCGCGGCTGTTCGCGTTTGTGCTGTTCCTGATTGCCGCGATAACGGATTACTGGGACGGTCATCTCGCACGCTCACGCAACCTCGTGACCGACCTGGGCCGCATGCTCGATCCGCTGGCCGACAAGCTGTTGCTGCTGGCCACGATGATCCCCATGTACTTTCTGCAGCGTCACCACGCGTTCGTGGAGTCCAGCGGCGGCGACGCCAGCCCGTTCCTCTTTGAGATGCCGTTCGGCAAAGTGTCCCTGCCGCTCTGGATTGTGCTGGTCGTGCTGGGGCGGGAAGCGTTCATGACGGTGTTCCGTCAGATTGCCGCCCGTCGGGGGTTGGTGATCTCGGCCATCGGCCCGGCCAAGTGGAAAACCACCTTCCAGAGCATCTGGATGGGGGCCGCCTATTTCTGGTTCTTCGCCATCACGCTGGCCGAACATCGCCAGTGGGTGGGCGACAGTGCCTGGCAGGCCTTCGCCTGGTTCAACGGCTTTGTGGGCGTCGTGAGCATGACCGGCGCCGTACTCCTCACGGTCTACTCCCTCGTGCTGTATCTGCGACGCTACGGCAGTCAGGTACTGCGCGCGGCGTGA
- a CDS encoding GxxExxY protein, whose amino-acid sequence MFDDSHLDQITENIVDACIQIHRDLGPGLFESVYEVLLADELERGGHKVERQKELPLTYRGRILEHAFRIDILVDQRVVIEVKATEKSARIHARQLLTYLRILRLPVGLVANFGLDRMIDGINRINNARMVP is encoded by the coding sequence GTTGACGCCTGTATTCAGATCCACCGCGATCTGGGGCCCGGGCTATTTGAATCAGTGTACGAAGTTCTGCTGGCAGACGAATTGGAAAGAGGTGGGCACAAAGTTGAGAGGCAGAAAGAATTGCCACTCACGTACCGCGGGCGAATACTGGAGCATGCCTTTCGCATTGACATCCTGGTCGACCAGCGTGTCGTCATTGAAGTCAAGGCAACAGAGAAATCCGCCCGCATCCACGCACGTCAGTTACTGACCTATTTGCGGATCTTGCGACTGCCGGTAGGATTGGTTGCAAACTTCGGCCTTGATCGAATGATCGACGGCATTAACCGGATCAACAATGCGCGCATGGTCCCCTAA